One Glaciihabitans arcticus DNA window includes the following coding sequences:
- the leuC gene encoding 3-isopropylmalate dehydratase large subunit, producing MIETTSAGTASSEQATRPRTLAEKVWDDHLVVKGENGTPDLIYIDLHLVHEVTSPQAFDGLRLAGRPVRRLDLTIATEDHNTPTLDIDKPIADLTSRTQIQTLRNNAAEFGVRLHSLGDIEQGIVHVVGPQLGLTMPGITVVCGDSHTSTHGAFGAMAFGIGTSEVEHVLATQTLPLKAFKTMAITVEGELRPGVTAKDIILAVIAKIGTGGGQGYVLEYRGSAIRALSMDGRMTICNMSIEAGARAGMVAPDQTTYNYLKGRAHAPTGQDWDDAVAYWETLATDEGATFDAEVILDANELEPFVTWGTNPGQGVSLSEPVPDPALVADPNERSAAERALEYMDLEAGTPMKDIRVDAVFMGSCTNSRIEDLRAFASIIKGKKKADGVRVMVVPGSARVRIEAEAEGIDQIVKDFGAEWRFAGCSMCLGMNPDQLAPGERCASTSNRNFEGRQGKGGRTHLVSPLVAAATAIRGTLSSPWDLAAESSTAEKVGA from the coding sequence GTGATTGAAACAACCTCTGCCGGAACCGCCTCCAGCGAGCAGGCCACTCGGCCGCGCACCCTCGCCGAGAAGGTGTGGGATGACCACCTCGTCGTCAAGGGCGAGAACGGCACTCCCGATCTCATCTACATCGACCTGCATCTCGTGCACGAGGTGACGAGCCCGCAGGCCTTCGACGGCCTGCGCCTCGCCGGTCGCCCCGTGCGCCGTCTCGACCTCACGATCGCGACCGAGGACCACAACACCCCGACGCTCGACATCGACAAGCCGATCGCCGACCTGACGAGCCGTACGCAGATCCAGACCCTGCGCAACAACGCCGCCGAGTTCGGGGTTCGCCTGCACTCGCTCGGCGACATCGAGCAGGGCATCGTGCATGTCGTCGGACCCCAGCTCGGCCTCACCATGCCGGGCATCACCGTCGTCTGCGGCGACTCGCACACGAGCACACACGGCGCGTTCGGCGCCATGGCCTTCGGCATCGGCACGAGCGAGGTGGAGCACGTGCTCGCCACGCAGACCCTTCCGCTCAAGGCCTTCAAGACGATGGCGATCACCGTCGAAGGCGAGCTGCGTCCGGGCGTGACGGCGAAGGACATCATCCTCGCCGTCATCGCGAAGATCGGTACGGGAGGCGGGCAGGGCTACGTGCTCGAGTACCGCGGCAGCGCCATTCGCGCCCTTTCGATGGATGGCCGCATGACCATCTGCAACATGTCGATCGAGGCCGGCGCGCGCGCGGGCATGGTCGCCCCCGACCAGACCACCTATAACTACTTGAAGGGTCGCGCGCATGCGCCGACCGGCCAGGACTGGGACGACGCCGTCGCCTACTGGGAGACCCTCGCCACCGACGAGGGCGCGACCTTCGACGCCGAGGTCATCCTCGACGCGAACGAGCTCGAACCCTTCGTCACCTGGGGCACCAACCCCGGCCAGGGCGTCTCGCTGAGTGAGCCGGTTCCCGACCCGGCCCTCGTCGCCGACCCGAACGAGCGCTCGGCCGCCGAGCGCGCGCTCGAGTACATGGACCTCGAGGCCGGTACCCCCATGAAGGACATCCGCGTGGATGCCGTGTTCATGGGCTCGTGCACCAACTCCCGCATCGAAGACCTGCGCGCCTTCGCGAGCATCATCAAGGGCAAGAAAAAGGCCGACGGCGTTCGCGTGATGGTCGTCCCGGGTTCTGCCCGCGTGCGCATCGAGGCCGAGGCCGAGGGCATCGACCAGATCGTCAAGGACTTCGGAGCGGAGTGGCGTTTCGCCGGCTGCTCCATGTGCCTCGGGATGAACCCCGACCAGCTTGCGCCGGGTGAACGTTGCGCGTCCACGAGTAACCGCAACTTCGAGGGGCGCCAGGGCAAGGGTGGCCGCACGCACCTCGTCTCGCCCCTCGTCGCCGCCGCGACAGCCATTCGGGGTACTCTCAGCAGCCCGTGGGACCTGGCCGCCGAGAGCTCGACCGCAGAGAAGGTGGGTGCGTAA
- a CDS encoding transglutaminaseTgpA domain-containing protein, producing MSEPITPAKTRIGGRAIVDVVVLTILSTIGILGFATAYQDEGWILAGLGGLFVGTAAAIGAYFLRLGAITTMLLAIIAFFLFGSAFAAPGVALFGFLPTLQSLASLSIGTIFGWADVLTLRAPVSLPEYVTAVPYVATWFVGVVSATLAVRWLPVRRRTAWRAGLLLLGPLALYIVGVLFGTEEPFFAALRGITFAALALVWLGWRHTVTSKVGAQGNRLLLRNKIVGTSVLVVASIVVGIFGGALLAPAPDNRFVLREEVQPPFEPLNYPSPLAAYRKYTKTLEETTLFTVEGLKPGQKLRLATLDTYDGIIWGVAGSEVASDGSGAFSLVGRNFPRAPLATIDGASELTITVDDYEDYWIPDIGYISNLEFAGSEAKAAAEALRYNPATGTAVLTSGLSEGDSYSLTARLQRDYETDELLDVPVAGLALPPVSNIPDVLTAKAKELAGDATTPIEQLRAIETALQTTGYLSHGAADDAVNSRAGHGADRMVDLITREPFIGDEEQYASAFALMARSFNYPARVVMGFDPKIETSGGEVKVLGAHVTAWAEVAFEGVGWVPFYPTPDDTDIPQDQNPKPQSEPQPQVRQPPRTEKDPNDLVAGVEIDDSEKEDDWFLQIPGWVWVVLVSLLIPALLVFVPLLLVMLIKSRREKQRRNAASGDVAAAGAWDELVDRFSELGYVIPANRTRKGVATDLVTQVGEAGAPLPLIARRTDELVFGGETIEPERSVDIWTEAMGAVEAARATVTKGRRLLARYRVSTARAWFASLVARAAAESERLPRRGKRRA from the coding sequence ATGAGCGAGCCGATCACCCCCGCGAAAACCCGCATCGGCGGGCGCGCTATCGTCGACGTCGTCGTCCTGACCATCCTGTCCACGATCGGCATCCTCGGCTTCGCGACCGCGTACCAGGACGAGGGCTGGATCCTCGCCGGCCTCGGCGGACTCTTCGTCGGAACCGCAGCCGCCATCGGCGCGTACTTCCTGCGGCTCGGCGCGATCACCACGATGCTGCTCGCGATCATCGCGTTCTTCCTGTTCGGCAGCGCGTTCGCCGCCCCCGGTGTCGCGCTCTTCGGCTTCCTGCCGACCCTGCAGTCGCTCGCCTCCCTCTCGATCGGCACGATCTTCGGCTGGGCCGACGTGCTCACCCTGCGCGCCCCCGTTAGCCTGCCCGAATACGTCACGGCCGTGCCCTACGTCGCGACCTGGTTCGTCGGTGTCGTCTCCGCAACGCTCGCCGTGCGCTGGCTCCCCGTGCGCCGCCGCACGGCCTGGCGCGCAGGCCTCCTGCTGCTCGGCCCGCTCGCGCTCTACATCGTCGGTGTGCTGTTCGGCACCGAGGAGCCTTTCTTCGCCGCCCTCCGCGGCATCACCTTCGCCGCCCTCGCGCTCGTCTGGCTCGGCTGGCGGCACACCGTCACCTCGAAGGTCGGCGCGCAGGGCAACCGACTGCTGCTGCGCAACAAGATCGTCGGCACGAGCGTGCTGGTCGTGGCATCCATCGTCGTCGGAATCTTCGGCGGGGCGCTGCTGGCCCCCGCACCCGACAACCGTTTTGTGCTGCGCGAAGAGGTGCAGCCGCCGTTCGAGCCGCTCAACTACCCGAGCCCGCTCGCGGCGTACCGCAAGTACACCAAGACCCTCGAGGAGACCACGCTCTTTACCGTCGAGGGGCTGAAGCCGGGGCAGAAGCTGCGCCTCGCCACCCTCGACACCTACGACGGCATCATCTGGGGCGTCGCCGGCTCCGAGGTCGCGAGCGACGGCTCGGGCGCGTTCAGCCTCGTCGGGCGCAACTTCCCTCGTGCACCGCTCGCCACGATAGACGGCGCGAGCGAACTGACCATCACCGTCGACGACTACGAGGACTACTGGATCCCCGACATCGGCTACATCTCGAACCTCGAGTTCGCGGGCTCCGAGGCGAAGGCCGCGGCCGAGGCGCTGCGCTACAACCCCGCAACCGGCACGGCAGTACTCACCTCGGGCTTGAGCGAGGGCGACAGCTACAGTCTCACCGCGAGGCTGCAGCGCGACTACGAGACCGATGAGCTTCTGGATGTCCCGGTCGCAGGCCTCGCGCTGCCGCCCGTGTCCAACATCCCCGACGTGCTCACGGCCAAGGCGAAGGAGCTCGCGGGCGACGCGACGACCCCCATCGAGCAGCTTCGGGCGATCGAGACTGCGCTGCAGACCACCGGCTACCTGAGCCATGGCGCGGCCGACGACGCCGTGAACTCGCGCGCCGGCCACGGCGCCGACCGCATGGTCGACCTCATCACGCGGGAGCCCTTCATCGGCGACGAGGAGCAGTACGCCTCCGCGTTCGCGCTCATGGCCCGCAGCTTCAACTATCCGGCCCGTGTGGTCATGGGCTTCGACCCGAAGATCGAGACCTCGGGCGGCGAGGTGAAGGTGCTCGGCGCGCACGTCACGGCGTGGGCCGAGGTCGCGTTCGAGGGCGTCGGCTGGGTGCCGTTCTACCCGACGCCCGACGACACCGATATCCCGCAGGACCAGAACCCCAAGCCCCAGTCGGAGCCGCAGCCGCAGGTGCGCCAGCCCCCGCGCACCGAGAAGGACCCGAACGACCTGGTCGCCGGCGTCGAGATCGACGACAGCGAAAAGGAGGACGACTGGTTCCTGCAGATTCCGGGATGGGTCTGGGTGGTGCTCGTCTCCCTGCTCATCCCTGCGCTGCTGGTCTTCGTGCCGCTGCTGCTCGTGATGCTCATCAAGAGCCGCCGCGAGAAGCAACGGCGCAACGCGGCCAGCGGTGACGTCGCGGCGGCCGGCGCGTGGGATGAACTCGTCGACCGGTTCTCCGAGCTCGGCTACGTCATCCCGGCTAATCGCACTCGCAAGGGTGTCGCTACGGATCTCGTGACGCAGGTCGGCGAGGCCGGCGCACCGCTTCCGCTGATCGCGCGGCGCACCGACGAACTCGTATTCGGTGGCGAGACGATCGAGCCGGAGCGGTCCGTCGACATCTGGACCGAGGCCATGGGCGCGGTCGAGGCCGCGCGCGCGACCGTGACGAAGGGTCGGCGACTGCTCGCCCGTTACCGGGTGAGCACGGCACGCGCCTGGTTCGCCTCGCTCGTCGCACGGGCCGCCGCCGAGTCGGAGCGACTGCCACGCAGGGGCAAGCGCCGCGCCTAA
- the leuD gene encoding 3-isopropylmalate dehydratase small subunit translates to MDKISTVSGVAVPLKRSNVDTDQIIPAVFLKRVTKTGFEDALFYGWRQDPEFILNQPAFQKPRILVAGPDFGTGSSREHAVWALRDFGFQAVISARFGDIFRGNSGKQGLLAAQVSESDIERIWALIDAEPGISVSVDLVARTVTAGGLSVPFEIDDYTRWRLLEGLDDIGLTLRDEAQITEFEARRESWRPLTLPARQSE, encoded by the coding sequence ATGGACAAGATCTCCACCGTCTCCGGCGTCGCGGTTCCGCTCAAGCGGTCCAACGTCGACACCGACCAGATCATCCCCGCCGTGTTCCTCAAGCGCGTAACGAAGACCGGATTTGAGGACGCGCTGTTCTACGGCTGGCGCCAGGACCCCGAGTTCATCCTCAACCAGCCCGCGTTCCAGAAACCCCGCATCCTCGTGGCCGGCCCGGACTTCGGTACCGGCTCGAGCCGCGAGCACGCGGTCTGGGCGCTACGGGACTTCGGTTTCCAGGCGGTGATCAGCGCACGTTTCGGCGATATCTTCCGCGGCAACTCCGGCAAGCAGGGGCTGCTCGCGGCCCAGGTGAGCGAGTCCGACATCGAGCGGATCTGGGCCCTCATCGACGCCGAGCCCGGAATATCCGTCTCGGTCGATCTTGTTGCACGTACAGTCACAGCAGGTGGCCTGAGTGTTCCTTTCGAGATCGACGATTACACTAGATGGCGCTTGCTCGAGGGGCTGGATGACATCGGCCTAACCTTGCGCGACGAAGCGCAGATCACGGAGTTCGAAGCTCGCCGGGAATCCTGGCGGCCGTTGACTCTCCCGGCACGACAGAGCGAATAG
- a CDS encoding AAA family ATPase yields the protein MPVTQEQATWFADAFDKLVGNVDQAILGKSQVIRLVVTALLSDGHVLLEDFPGTGKTVLAKALANTLDGTNSRIQFTPDLLPSDVTGVTIYDQGKGLFEFHKGPIFASIVLADEINRASPKTQSALLEVMEEGVVTVDGVGHSVGSPFMVIATQNPIEQAGTYSLPEAQLDRFLIKTSLGYPDHATAVTLLMDSGNRARASKITPIIASSSIPTMSQLASEVFVDVSVMQYLSEIVTATRTDKDVTLGVSMRGAMALSRAVKTWAISAGRTYVTPDDVRDLAVPVLAHRIIVDPESEFAGVKAEDIVSRILVSIAPPAYRAA from the coding sequence ATGCCCGTAACGCAGGAGCAGGCGACCTGGTTCGCCGACGCGTTCGACAAGCTCGTCGGCAACGTCGACCAGGCCATCCTCGGCAAGAGCCAGGTGATCCGCCTCGTGGTCACGGCGCTGCTCAGTGACGGGCACGTGCTGCTCGAGGACTTCCCGGGTACCGGCAAGACGGTGCTCGCGAAGGCGCTCGCCAACACGCTCGACGGCACCAACTCGCGCATCCAGTTCACGCCCGACCTGCTGCCCTCCGACGTCACCGGCGTCACAATCTACGACCAGGGCAAGGGTCTCTTCGAGTTTCACAAGGGACCGATCTTCGCCTCGATCGTGCTCGCCGACGAGATCAACCGCGCGAGCCCGAAGACGCAGTCCGCGCTGCTCGAGGTCATGGAGGAGGGCGTCGTCACGGTCGACGGTGTCGGCCACTCCGTCGGCAGCCCGTTTATGGTGATCGCGACCCAGAACCCGATCGAGCAGGCGGGCACCTACTCGCTGCCCGAGGCGCAGCTCGACCGCTTCCTCATCAAGACGAGCCTCGGCTACCCCGACCACGCAACCGCCGTGACCCTGCTGATGGATTCCGGCAACCGCGCCCGCGCCTCGAAGATCACCCCGATCATCGCGTCGAGCTCAATCCCCACCATGTCGCAGCTGGCCTCCGAGGTCTTCGTCGACGTGAGCGTGATGCAGTACCTGAGCGAGATCGTGACGGCCACCCGCACCGACAAAGACGTCACCCTCGGCGTGAGCATGCGCGGCGCCATGGCGCTCTCCCGTGCCGTCAAGACGTGGGCCATCTCCGCGGGTCGTACCTACGTGACTCCGGATGACGTTCGCGACCTCGCGGTCCCCGTGCTCGCTCACCGCATCATCGTCGACCCCGAGTCGGAGTTCGCCGGCGTCAAGGCCGAAGACATCGTGAGCCGCATCCTCGTCTCGATCGCACCGCCCGCCTACCGCGCCGCATGA
- a CDS encoding FHA domain-containing protein — protein sequence MSEENPFLIGAPPGFITPPPAAAEPEKVEKPEVIHLPPGLETVTYKVAPSRGVETSDAPLINSALFPTPGAAILPVGVPQVVGEEPEAITTEAALPTEVTSAHELPAAGVPVVAAATWRLVLPNADPLAVEGAVLLGRNPEALPEYPMAALAKIVDPNRSVSKSHALLGVDGTGLWVADLGSTNGTFVRTPTGGDARVEPGAPVYAPAGSSIELGQYRVQVAFD from the coding sequence ATGAGCGAGGAGAACCCCTTCCTCATCGGCGCCCCGCCCGGATTCATCACGCCGCCGCCCGCAGCCGCTGAGCCTGAGAAGGTGGAGAAGCCCGAGGTTATCCACCTGCCGCCGGGGCTCGAGACCGTCACCTACAAGGTGGCGCCCAGCCGAGGTGTCGAGACGTCGGATGCCCCGCTCATCAACTCCGCCCTGTTCCCGACTCCCGGGGCCGCGATCCTGCCGGTCGGTGTCCCGCAGGTGGTCGGTGAGGAGCCCGAGGCCATCACGACCGAGGCCGCGCTCCCGACCGAGGTCACCTCGGCGCACGAGCTGCCCGCCGCCGGTGTGCCCGTGGTCGCCGCCGCGACCTGGCGGCTGGTGCTGCCCAATGCCGATCCGCTCGCCGTCGAGGGGGCCGTGCTGCTGGGGCGCAATCCCGAAGCGCTGCCGGAGTACCCGATGGCCGCGCTCGCGAAGATCGTGGACCCGAACCGCTCGGTCTCGAAGTCGCACGCCCTGCTGGGGGTTGACGGCACCGGACTCTGGGTCGCCGACCTCGGCTCCACTAACGGCACGTTCGTGCGCACGCCGACCGGAGGGGACGCACGGGTGGAACCCGGCGCCCCCGTCTACGCGCCGGCCGGAAGCTCGATCGAGCTCGGCCAGTACCGCGTACAGGTCGCGTTCGACTAG
- a CDS encoding Glu/Leu/Phe/Val dehydrogenase family protein yields the protein MSAEPIPVIDFTHERVLVTTGSRSGLVIIVAVHSTVLGQALGGARVWQYPSWTDALADALRLSAAMTLKNAAAGLPRGGGKSVIHLPLGTVLSEAQKRDAMLDLGDAVESLNGAYMTAEDVGTSAELMAIVAERTTHVCGLPPEQGGVGEPADATAAGVHASVLATLEAIFGTREVEGRHIVISGLGQVGGRLARSLAAAGARLTVSDVDLTRMTLATDLGATWVDVPNAHSVAADLFVPCGLGGVLTERVIDELRVPGVVGAANNQLAERAGADQLAARGILWAPDFVVNAGGVIYLDQAALPGASQVAIEERVAAIGDTIAEIFRDAAATGITTLEAAERLANGRLRGTVGVGI from the coding sequence ATGTCTGCTGAACCCATCCCCGTCATCGACTTCACGCACGAACGAGTGCTCGTCACCACCGGCTCCCGCTCCGGTCTGGTGATCATCGTCGCCGTGCATTCAACGGTTCTCGGACAGGCCCTCGGCGGCGCCCGCGTGTGGCAGTACCCGAGCTGGACGGACGCCCTCGCCGACGCGCTGCGCCTCTCCGCCGCGATGACCCTGAAGAATGCCGCGGCCGGACTGCCCCGCGGCGGCGGCAAGTCCGTCATTCATCTGCCACTCGGCACCGTGCTGAGCGAGGCGCAGAAGCGCGACGCCATGCTCGACCTCGGCGATGCGGTCGAATCGCTGAACGGCGCCTACATGACCGCCGAGGATGTCGGCACGAGCGCCGAGCTCATGGCGATCGTCGCCGAGCGCACCACCCATGTCTGCGGCTTGCCGCCCGAGCAGGGCGGCGTGGGCGAGCCCGCCGATGCGACGGCCGCCGGTGTGCACGCGAGCGTTCTCGCGACCCTCGAGGCGATCTTCGGCACGCGCGAGGTCGAGGGGCGCCACATCGTCATCTCGGGTCTCGGCCAGGTCGGCGGACGACTCGCCCGATCCCTCGCCGCGGCCGGTGCACGTCTCACGGTCAGTGACGTCGACCTGACGAGGATGACCCTCGCCACCGATCTCGGAGCGACCTGGGTCGACGTGCCGAACGCCCACTCCGTCGCAGCCGACCTGTTTGTGCCGTGCGGTCTGGGCGGCGTGCTCACCGAGCGCGTGATCGACGAGCTGCGGGTGCCCGGCGTTGTGGGTGCCGCGAACAACCAGCTCGCCGAGCGCGCGGGAGCGGATCAGCTCGCGGCGCGCGGCATCCTCTGGGCGCCCGACTTCGTGGTCAACGCGGGCGGGGTCATCTACCTCGACCAGGCTGCGCTTCCGGGCGCGAGCCAGGTCGCCATCGAGGAGCGGGTCGCAGCGATCGGCGACACCATCGCCGAGATCTTCCGCGACGCCGCAGCCACCGGCATCACGACCCTCGAAGCGGCCGAGCGGCTCGCGAACGGCCGCCTGCGCGGAACCGTCGGCGTTGGCATCTAG
- a CDS encoding DUF58 domain-containing protein, with amino-acid sequence MTSFGTRLRGYSTTALRVARVSGNVLALLARRVWAVLAPVLSVVSGTGWLVLLVVLVLGGVGLAFGWQEFVYVAVTLLGGLLVSVFFIFGRSAFAVQIELNPRRVVAGERALGQMDVTNRGSKKSSPSRFELPVGAGVAEFVIPSLDAGASHEELFAVPTHKRAVIVAGPAVSVRGDQLGLLRRTVRWTDPVELFVHPVTARLAPSAAGLIRDLEGEITKKITNNDISFHALRAYEPGDDRRYVHWRTSARTGQLMVRQFEETRRSQLTMMHSTDRSAYGSDEEFELAVSITASIGAQVLRDGTRLSVVSDTVPLRSLNATAFLDDMCRLAPIHSPYASARAFAREATLRLPPPSVAMFVTGSRVAPVEVRAVESLFGKEVNTIGFRAEFGAPSRVGRVSGLTLVTVGALSDLPRLMGRVR; translated from the coding sequence ATGACCTCCTTCGGCACGAGACTCCGGGGATACTCGACGACGGCGCTCCGCGTCGCGCGCGTCTCCGGCAACGTTCTGGCGCTTCTCGCGCGCCGGGTCTGGGCCGTTCTCGCGCCAGTGCTGTCGGTCGTGAGTGGCACCGGATGGCTCGTGCTGCTCGTCGTTCTCGTGCTCGGTGGGGTCGGCCTCGCCTTCGGCTGGCAGGAGTTCGTCTACGTCGCCGTCACCCTGCTCGGTGGCCTGTTGGTCTCGGTGTTCTTCATTTTCGGGCGCTCCGCCTTCGCCGTGCAGATCGAGCTGAACCCGCGCCGTGTGGTCGCGGGGGAGCGGGCGCTCGGGCAGATGGACGTCACCAACCGCGGCTCGAAGAAGTCGTCACCGTCGCGCTTCGAGCTGCCGGTGGGTGCGGGAGTGGCGGAGTTCGTCATCCCGTCTCTCGATGCGGGCGCATCGCACGAGGAGCTCTTCGCGGTGCCCACCCACAAGCGGGCGGTCATCGTCGCGGGTCCGGCCGTCTCGGTGCGCGGCGACCAGCTAGGGCTGCTGCGCCGCACGGTGCGCTGGACCGACCCGGTCGAGCTGTTCGTGCACCCGGTCACCGCGCGTCTCGCGCCGTCGGCTGCCGGGCTGATCCGCGACCTCGAGGGCGAGATCACCAAGAAGATCACCAACAACGACATCTCCTTCCACGCGCTGCGCGCCTACGAGCCCGGCGACGACCGCCGCTACGTGCACTGGCGCACGTCGGCCCGCACCGGTCAGCTGATGGTGCGCCAGTTCGAGGAGACCCGCCGTTCGCAGCTGACGATGATGCACTCGACCGATCGCAGTGCCTACGGTTCCGATGAGGAGTTCGAACTGGCCGTGTCGATCACCGCCTCGATCGGTGCACAGGTGCTTCGGGATGGCACGCGCCTCAGTGTCGTGAGCGACACCGTTCCGCTGCGCTCGCTGAACGCAACGGCCTTTCTGGATGACATGTGCCGCCTGGCTCCCATCCACTCCCCGTACGCATCGGCGCGTGCCTTCGCCCGCGAGGCGACCCTGCGCCTGCCCCCGCCGAGTGTCGCGATGTTCGTCACCGGTTCCCGCGTCGCCCCCGTCGAGGTGCGTGCGGTCGAGTCACTCTTCGGCAAGGAGGTGAACACGATCGGCTTCCGGGCCGAGTTCGGTGCTCCCTCCCGCGTCGGTCGTGTCTCCGGTCTCACTCTCGTCACGGTGGGTGCGCTCTCCGACCTGCCCCGACTGATGGGCAGGGTGCGATGA
- a CDS encoding FHA domain-containing protein translates to MSDDTVVVRRRRKAVPWYLVLDSGRHVEVTGRVIIGRGAAADARWPDALLVHVTDTGKTVSKTHALVEADGDALWFTDLDSTNGMSIARGRTEPVQLVTGERERASAGDRVHLGQFVILVSREPAL, encoded by the coding sequence GTGTCTGACGATACGGTCGTGGTGCGCCGTCGTCGAAAGGCCGTCCCCTGGTACCTCGTGCTCGACAGCGGGCGCCACGTCGAGGTCACCGGTCGTGTGATCATCGGACGCGGTGCCGCAGCTGATGCGCGGTGGCCGGACGCCCTGCTCGTGCACGTCACCGACACGGGTAAGACCGTCTCCAAGACACACGCGCTCGTCGAGGCCGACGGCGACGCACTGTGGTTCACCGACCTCGACTCCACCAACGGCATGTCGATCGCGCGCGGCAGGACCGAGCCCGTGCAGCTCGTTACGGGGGAGCGCGAGCGGGCGTCGGCGGGCGATCGAGTGCATCTGGGGCAGTTCGTCATCCTCGTCTCCCGGGAGCCGGCGCTGTGA
- the murA gene encoding UDP-N-acetylglucosamine 1-carboxyvinyltransferase has translation MNSLGIDSSKAGERVGLKSDKIVINGGKPLRGRIELRGAKNLATKAMVAALLADSPSTLKDVPTISDVGVVTGMLEAYGVSVTETAPGVLVLDPSNVEKAHFAQIDALAGSSRIPILFCGPLLHRLGEALIPDLGGCRIGDRPIDFHLDALRAFGAIVDKSYEGIRLTAPNGLTGALIDLPYPSVGATEQVLLTAVLAKGVTELKNAAIEPEIMDLIAILQKMGAIINVEPNRVIFIEGVDKLHGYNHRALFDRNEAASWASAALATEGDIFVGGAKQQELMNFLNIFRKVGGAFDIEEDGIRFYHPGGPLKPVVVETDVHPGFMTDWQQPLIVALTKAEGISVVHETVYENRFGFTDALIEMGANIVVHKEGIESVTRRVPRRRLEQAAVITGPTPLHGADIEVPDLRGGFSHLIAALAAEGQSTITNVGIISRGYENFADKLAALGADFVYEG, from the coding sequence ATGAATTCTCTCGGCATCGATTCCAGCAAGGCTGGTGAGCGTGTGGGACTGAAGTCCGACAAGATCGTCATCAACGGCGGCAAGCCGCTGCGCGGTCGCATCGAACTCCGCGGCGCGAAGAACCTCGCCACCAAGGCCATGGTCGCGGCACTTCTCGCCGATTCGCCGTCGACGCTGAAGGACGTTCCGACCATCAGTGACGTCGGTGTCGTCACCGGCATGCTCGAGGCCTACGGGGTTTCCGTAACCGAGACGGCCCCCGGCGTGCTCGTGCTCGACCCGAGCAACGTCGAGAAGGCGCACTTCGCCCAGATCGATGCGCTCGCCGGCTCCAGCCGCATTCCGATCCTCTTCTGCGGCCCGCTGCTGCACCGCCTCGGAGAGGCACTCATCCCCGACCTCGGTGGCTGCCGCATCGGCGACCGCCCGATCGACTTTCACCTCGACGCCCTGCGCGCCTTCGGTGCCATCGTGGACAAGAGCTACGAGGGCATCCGCCTGACCGCGCCGAACGGCCTTACCGGTGCGCTCATTGACCTGCCCTACCCGAGCGTTGGCGCGACCGAGCAGGTACTTCTGACCGCGGTGCTCGCCAAGGGCGTCACCGAACTCAAGAACGCGGCCATCGAGCCCGAGATCATGGATCTCATCGCGATCCTTCAGAAGATGGGCGCGATCATCAACGTCGAGCCCAACCGCGTGATCTTCATCGAGGGCGTCGACAAGCTGCACGGCTACAACCACCGCGCCCTGTTCGACCGCAACGAGGCAGCGAGCTGGGCGTCGGCCGCTCTCGCGACCGAGGGCGACATCTTCGTCGGCGGCGCGAAGCAGCAGGAACTCATGAACTTCCTCAACATCTTCCGCAAGGTGGGCGGTGCGTTCGACATCGAGGAGGACGGCATCCGCTTCTACCACCCGGGCGGACCACTCAAGCCTGTTGTCGTCGAGACCGACGTGCACCCCGGATTTATGACCGACTGGCAGCAGCCGCTCATTGTCGCCCTGACCAAGGCCGAGGGCATCTCCGTTGTGCACGAGACCGTCTACGAGAACCGTTTCGGCTTCACCGATGCGCTCATCGAGATGGGTGCGAACATCGTTGTGCACAAGGAGGGCATCGAGTCGGTGACCCGTCGTGTGCCGCGCCGCCGCCTCGAGCAGGCCGCCGTCATCACCGGTCCGACCCCGCTGCACGGCGCCGACATCGAGGTTCCCGACCTGCGCGGTGGCTTTAGCCACCTCATCGCGGCCCTCGCGGCCGAGGGCCAGTCGACCATCACGAACGTCGGCATCATCTCGCGCGGCTACGAGAACTTCGCCGACAAGCTGGCCGCACTTGGAGCCGACTTCGTCTACGAGGGATAA